In Dolichospermum flos-aquae CCAP 1403/13F, the following proteins share a genomic window:
- a CDS encoding thioredoxin family protein: MNKCIITITDAEFETEVLKAEQPVLVYFWASWCGPCQLMSPLINLAATTYGDRLKIVKIEADPNPLTVKEYRVEGLPALRLLRGETVLESTEGVISKNKLLSFLDQHLNNN; encoded by the coding sequence ATGAACAAGTGTATAATCACTATCACTGATGCTGAGTTTGAAACAGAAGTATTAAAAGCCGAGCAGCCTGTATTGGTCTATTTTTGGGCTTCCTGGTGTGGTCCTTGTCAATTGATGTCACCACTGATTAACTTGGCTGCAACAACTTATGGCGATCGCCTAAAAATTGTTAAAATAGAAGCCGACCCTAATCCACTCACCGTCAAGGAATATCGGGTAGAAGGTCTTCCCGCTCTTAGGTTACTAAGAGGAGAAACAGTATTAGAATCTACTGAAGGAGTAATTAGTAAAAATAAATTACTCAGTTTTTTAGATCAGCATTTAAATAATAATTAG